CTGGTAACCGGCTTCGGTCAACTGTGCGGCAACTTTCGGGTATCCAGATGGAATGAGAACTCGACCGTTGACATACACGCAGTTGGCGGCATATTCCTCATCTTCCGGCACACAAATCACTTGAAATCCAGCGAATTGATGACAACTCAGCATGGCCCGAGTTGCCAGAACGGTCTGGTGTTCCAGATAGGAAAGCCCCGTCTTCAAATGCAACAGACCAGGGATCGTCCGAATATCAATCGTCGAAGAACTATAGCCGGCCAGCCGGAGGAACTCGGCCAGTTGTTTGGCACCGGTTTCGTTGGTGCGTTCGGAAATGCCAATGAAAAAATGGTGGCCGACCTGGCAAATATCGCCTCCGTCAACCGATCCGGGGGCGGTGATGGCATACAGGGTATGAATGTGATCGGCCAGAACCTCTGCCATTGCTTGAACTTCACCCTGCCGGCGGCTTGCGCCAGGGCGAGAGATGACGGCAAAGTACGGCGTGAGAATTGCTGTATCTTCGACAAAGGTTGAATCGGGAAACTGGTCATCCGCTTCCAATACCGTCAACGACAGGCCACAGGCGTGCAACGCTTCGCGATACCGCTGGTGTTGAGTCAGTGCCATCTCAAGATCGGGTGTGCCTGCGGTTGACGAGGTGATTCCCTGGGCGAACGTGGTGCCTGGTTTGCGAACAATCGCTTTTGAAAACATACTTGATCCTTAGAGTTATAAGTACCTTACCGAAAATTTCCAGGCATTTTAACCACGGAAACTACGGAAACCACAGAAAAAAATCAAGCACTTACCAAATCCAATAGCTCAGGAAACTTCTGACAGGGTACTTACCAATTCGCAATGAAACTTTCGGTTTAGTCAACTGTTAAGTAATTCAATCAAATAAACTTAGCGAACTACTGACTACTGACTACTGACTACTGACTACTGACTACTGACTACTGACTACTGACTACTGACTGGTATTAAACTTGAGTTTGAGTCCTGCAAAATGCTATTTGTTTCAGCCCCATATTTGCAATTGAAAAGCCAGCCGAAATCTTCTTTTTTTGAACCACAAGGAAAACCATGAAAACAAAAGCTGCTGTTCTCTATGAAATGGGTCGGTCACAGCCCTTTGCCCAAAGCCTGCCGATGGTGATTGATGAACTAACCCTGGCTGGGCCTGAATCAGGCGAAGTGCTGATTGAAATTGTTGGCGCCGGGTTGTGCCATTCCGACCTGTCAGTGGTGGATGGCTCGCGCCCACGCATCATACCGATGGTAATGGGCCACGAAGCCAGCGGGATTGTCCGCGAAGTTGGGCCGGAGGTCACAGAATTTGCTCCGGGAGACCACGTGGTGTTCAGTTTTGTTCCGATTTGCGGCCATTGCCTCTATTGTGCTTCGGGACGAGGGGCGCTGTGTGAATTTGGTGCCCGGGCCAACGTTGCCGGGACACTTCTCTCGGGTGGCTGCCGATTTACCGATTCAGAGTCCCGACGGTGCTACCACCACCTTGGGGTCTCAGCCTTTTCACAGTTTACCGTCGCCGCCCAGGAATCACTGGTGAAAATTGACCCGTCCGTTTCACTCGAAATGGCTGCGCTCTTCGGATGTGCCGTGATGACTGGCGTCGGCGCCGTGGTCAACACCGCCCGGGTTGAAGCTGGAACCTCAGCCGCTGTTTTTGGATTGGGCGGCGTTGGGCTCAGCGTCGTGATGGGGCTCCGAGCCGTTGGCGCCTATCCCATCATCGCGGTTGACCGGGTGGATGACAAACTGACGCTGGCTCGTGACCTGGGAGCAACCCACACGGTCAATGCCGGCCAGGACGACCCGGTTGCGGCCATCAAAGACATAACTCACGGCGGTGTAACCTGTGCGTTTGAAAGCGTTGGCGCTGAAAGTGTTTTGATCCAGGCATACCAGGCAACTGGGCGCGGCGGCACCACGATCACCATTGGTCTGCCGCATCCCAATAAAATGTTTTCCATTCCAGCAGTCAGCCTGACGCTTGAAGAACGCACGGTCAAAGGCTCCTACATGGGCTCATCCGTCCCGCGCCGCGATATTCCCAGGTTTATCAATATGTATCAGGCTGGAATTCTGCCAGTAGACAAGCTCCACACCCACACCTTGAAACTCGACGAAATCAATCTTGGATTTGACCGGCTGGCCCAGGCTCAAGCTGTCCGGCAAATTGTTACTTTTTCTGAGTAAAATTCATTTCCTATGCAATCCAAACCTGAAATAACTCGCGAGGAATTTCGTCACTTTTTGTCCATTCAAACGCGTTGGATGGATAATGACATTTACGGGCACGTCAACAATGCCCTGTATTATGCCTTCTTTGACACCGCCATTAACCAGTACCTGATTGCCGAAGGCGGACTTGATATCGAGTCGGGTTCCGTCATCGGGCTGGCCGCCGAATCACATTGTCGGTTTATGCAATCGCTGGCCTTTCCGGAAATAATTGAAGTTGGCCTGCGAGTCGGAAAACTGGGCAATTCAAGCGTCCGGTATGAACTGTCCATCTTCAAGCACAATGAGCCGACTGCCGCTGCCACCGGGTACTTTGTTCACGTTTTTGTTGACCGGGAAACCCGCAAGTCCGTGCCCATAACCGGCACCCTCCGGACGGCATTGGAGCGTTTGTTAGTCAGTAGTCAGTAGTCAGTAGTCAGTAGTCAGTAGTCAGTAGTCAGTAGTCAGTAGTCAGTAGTCAGTAGTCAGTAGTTGAATCATTTAGAAACAATTTTTTTCAAGAATTCGACGAATTCAACGATCCGGGTTTTGTCTACTGACTACTGACTACTGACTCATCAACTACTGACTACTGACTACTGACTTATCAACTACTGACTACTGACTGGTTTACAACGCATCATTTTGATTCATCTGGGTCAGATAGGTATTGAGCACTTCCTGGGTGGGGCCATAGGTAATGACTTCACCGTGATGCAGCCAGAGCAACCGGTCACAAAACTGGCGGACCTGTTCTTCGTCGTGTGAGACAAACAAAATGGTGCAGCCGTCGTCCCGAAACCGGGAGATGCGGTCAATACATTTGGTTCGGAAGGCCGCGTCTCCGACTGCCAGCACTTCATCAATGAGCAGCACACGTGGTTCGGTGTGAACGGCGACGGCAAAGGCCAGCCGTAGCCGCATTCCGGTGCTGTAGGTCCGCAGGGGTTGGTCTATATAGGCGCCAAGTTCGGCAAAATCAATAATCGAGTCCATTCGTTCCGAAACCTGACGGCGAGTGAGCCCGTCAATGACTCCGGCGACATAGGCATTCTCCCGCCCGTTCAAATCTGGCGAAAACCCGGCGCCGAGTTCCAGCAAACCGCGAACCGGTTTTTCAACCGTGATTTTGCCTTCGTTTGGCAATCCCACGCCTCCCACCAATCGGAGGAGGGTTGATTTCCCAGCCCCGTTTTTTCCGATAATCCCCACCATTTCTCCTGGGCCGACCGAAAATGACACATCGCGAAGCGCCCAAAAGGTCTCGGTTGGTTTCAGTTCGCGAAATCCTTGAATCAACATATCTTTGAGCGTGCGGGGGCGAAACTTGCTGAACCGACGAAATTTCTTCCACAAATGGTCAACGATGATGGTTTCTTTCATCACAATTCCTCAATAAATGTATGGCTCTTTTGATGAAAGATCCGGTTCCCGTACCAGACCACAATCATTGACAGCAACCACAACAGGAGCAGACCCGTCAGTTCCGGCGGTTTGCCAAAAATCAAAATGTTGCGGTACGCCTCAAGCAAATGAGTCAGGGGATTGAACTGGTACACCCATTTCAGCGATGCCGGGACCAGTTTCAGGTCGTAACACACCGGGGTCATATAAAACAACAGCGGCAAAATCACACTTAATAAATGCTGGGTATCGCGCATGACGACGTTGGTTGTGGCCACAATCAGACTGAGCCCCAGTAAAAAGACAAACTGGATCGCGATGACCACCGGCAACAGCAACAGCCACCACGTCAGCACGCCTCCTTTAAATAGTAACAGCATGACCAGAAACGGAAGCGAGACCAGAAAATGAATCAGGTTGATGGTGACAAAGACAATCGGCAAAACCCAGGTTGGAAATCCGGGGCGGGAAATCAGCTCCGGCTTTTGAATAATGGCCACGGCGCCCTGAACCGTGGAAAGTTGGAACCAGTTCCAGACCAGCAGGCCGCAAAAGACAAAGGCGCCATAATTGGGGATATCCAGTTTCAACACGCCTTTAAATACAAATGAAAAAACGATCAGTTGGGTCAACGGAAGGGCGATGGTCCACGCCACACCCAGGTACGAGCGCTTGTATTGGATTTTTATTTCGCGTGACACCAGCTCGCGAATCAGATCAAACAGATATTCCAGCCGGTGAAGATCAAGATGTGCCACAAAGATTTTCGATTCAAAAGAAGGTAAAAACACGATTCGGAGTGAATTGGGCAAAGTACTGATTTCACGGCACAAGGTCAATATGGAGTGCGGCGGCTTGATGCGGCTTTCCGACGCTCCAAAGAAAATATTTGCAGCCCGTCGCCAGTTCAACTACTTTTCTCTCGCCTGATTCCCCTGATTTTGTCCCAACTCACCTCCCAAGAAAGGATCCCTGGTCAAACGGCGTTTCCTCTGGCCGAGCCCGACCAGCCAGCATCTATGAACCGACGACAAGCTGCCCTCGATTACCACAGTGAAGGTCGGAAAGGGAAAATCGAAGTTGTTCCGACCAAACCCTGCCTGACCCAGCGTGATTTATCACTGGCCTACACACCGGGCGTGGCCGAACCCTGCCTGGAAATTGCCCGTGACCCGGATACTGCCTACAGCTATACCGCCAAGGGTAATCTGGTCGCGGTGATTACCAATGGAACGGCGGTGCTTGGGCTTGGAAACATCGGTCCGCTGGCCGGAAAACCGGTCATGGAAGGAAAAGCCGTTTTGTTTAAGCGCTTTGCCGACATTGATGTGTTTGATCTCGAACTGGCCGCCGATGACCCGGAAGACATTATCCGAACGGTGAAAATCCTTGAGCCAACCTTTGGCGGCATCAATCTCGAAGACATCAAGGCGCCAGAGTGTTTTTACATCGAGAAACGGCTTCGGGAAGAACTTCAAATCCCGGTTTTTCACGACGATCAACACGGCACGGCCATTATTTCAGCCGCCGCTTTGATCAATGCCCTCGAACTGGTTGGAAAAAATATTCAAGACATCAAAATGGTGTTTTCAGGTGCGGGGGCGGCAGCAATGGGCTGCGCCCGGCTCTACATTCGCCTTGGAGTCAATCCAAACCACATTTTAATGTGTGACAGCCACGGAGTGATTTACAAAGGCCGCGAACAGGGGATGAATGAGCACAAACTTGAATTTGCCGTCGAAACCGGGGCGCGAACCCTCTCGGATGCAATGCGGGACGCGGATGTCTTCATTGGGCTTTCGGTCAAGGGCATGGTCACGGGCGACATGTTGAAGTTGATGGGCCCCAAACCAATTATTTTCGCGATGGCAAACCCTGACCCCGAAATCGGCTATGACGAAGCCAAAGAAGCCCGTCCCGATTGCATTATGTGTACCGGGCGATCTGATTACCCAAATCAAGTCAACAATGTCCTGGGCTTTCCCTTCATTTTCCGTGGTGCGCTCGATGTGCGTGCCCGATGCATGAACGAGGAAATGATGCTGGGTGCCGTCAATGCCCTGGCTGCGCTGGCCAAGGAAGACGTTCCCGATTCGGTGGCCAAGGCTTATGGTTTATCGCACCTGTCATTTGGACCGGAATACATCATTCCCAAACCGTTTGACTATCGGGTGCTCATTTGGGCCTGCTCAGCAGTGGCGGAAGCCGCCATGAAGAGCGGCGTGGCCCGCATTTCAATTGACCTGGATGAATACCGCGAACAACTCATCAGTCGGCTTGGGAAATCGCACGAAGTCATGCGCATGATGATTGCCAAAGCCCGGCGCGATCCAAAGCGGATCGTTTTCCCAGAAAGTTCACACGAACGCATTTTGCGAGCCGCCCAGGCCCTGGTTGATGACCGAATTGCCAAACCGATTTTGATCGGCAAGGAATCGCGGATTCGCCCACTCGCCGAAAAATTCCACCTGGATTTAAAAGGAATTGAGTTTGTTGACCCCGAAGCATTTCCAAAATTTGAAGCCTACACCGACGAACTGTTTCGGCTCCGTCAACGCAAAGGCTTGAACCGCCAGGAAACGTCAGAATGGTTGAAACACCCGAATGTGTTTGGACCGATGATGGTTCGCATGGGTGATGCGGATGCGTTGCTGTCTGGCGTGACCCAAAACTACCCGGAAACAGTTCGCCCGGCGCTTCAAATTATCCAGACGGCCCCCGGCGTTTCGCGGGTGATGGGCATGTACATGCTGATCATCAAAAACCGGGTATACTTTTTTGCTGACACGACGGTCAACATCGAACCCAATGCCGAAGACCTCGCGCATATTGCGATGCTCGCCGCTGAAGGCGTCCGCCGGTTCGGGATTGAGCCTCGGATTGCCATGCTTTCATTCTCAAATTTTGGAAGCACCCAGCATCCGTTCGTGACCAGGGTTCAGCAGGCCACGGAACTGGTCAAACAGAAATATCCAGATCTCCAAATTGAAGGCGAAATGATGGCCGATACCGCCTTGACGCCTGAAATTCTGGAGGATTACCCGTTCTCTAATCTAAAATCCCCAGCGAACGTATTGATTTTCCCTGATTTACAGTCAGCCAACATTGCCTATAAGCTCATTTACCGGCTGGGTCGGGCTGAGGCAATTGGACCGTTGTTGATGGGGTTCAGCAAGCCGGTTCACGTCCTGCAGCGCGGTGCCGAAGTCAAAGACATTGTCAACGTCGCCGCTATTGCCGTGGTTGACGCTCAGGAAGTGACGTCGTTTTTTGAAGGATGAGATCGGGGTTCAGGGCTCAGGGCTCAGGGCTCAGGGCTCAGGGCTCAGGGCTTTCGAATTTATGTCCTTTATGTCCTTTATGTCCTTTTCGTCCTTTTTGTCTTTATAAACCCTGAGCCCCAGCCTTGCCCCTCTATCTTCCCACCTTTCCGCAGGAGGTCATTTCAGTAGTGGCAAAACCTTTTGGCGCCGGCTGGTCAGCAATACCGAATGAGGCATTTACTGCCTTGCTGGACCAGTTCCATCCTGACCGCGACCGGGCCTGGGAGGTCTATGCCACCTATCGAACCCAACTCCTGAACTACTTTGCCCGCCTCGGATGTTCCAATGCCGAAGATCTGGCGGATGAATCCATTTTGCGAGCCGCCCGAGCGATTGTTGAAGGGTCGGAAGTGTATTCGAGAGTGCCGTACAGTTTCTTAAAAGGCATTGCGGGGAACGTGTATAAAGAAAATCAGCGCAGCGGGGTTACCGATCAAATGGATGACAATCTTGATCATCCGCAACTTCAATCCCGCAATGCCACCCGCGACCAGTACCTTGATTGCCTCGACACGTGCCTGGAAGAGTTACCCGATGATTCCAAAACCCTGATTTTGGAATATTACGGGGTTCAAAGCGGTCGTTTGGGAAACCAGGATCGTGAAAAAATTGCCCAGACGGTTGGTCTCACCTTAAACCACCTCCGGGTCAAGGTTCACCGCCTCCAAAACCGACTCGAAGCCTGCATTGAAAACTGCCTCAAGAATGAAGAATGAAGAGCAAGTGGTGAGTGGTGAGTGGTTAGGGACTGTAAAAAATCAACTTCCCGTTTTCGCTTGGAAATCAGGCATTTGGATTGAGCATCCTGAAAGGCTGCCGTTCGGATAGCCGGTCGGTTGCGAGGTTTTGGGAGCTACCACCGGTAGAGAGGCACGTTCCCGAATGCTCCTTCCGCTGCTGCCCGCACCCCGCATGGGGAACTGCAACGCTTCGCGGTGCAAAACCGAAAACCAACACGTGACAGGGTACCCGTGATTCAAGAACTTATTTTTTAACGATTCCTTAGTGAATGGTTCTACTTCGAAAGTATTGATTTCTAACCACTAACCACTAGCCACTATTAGCCTTCCCGAAGCGCCTCAATCGGGTTGATTCTCAGGGCTCTCAGGGAGGGCACCACACAGGCCATCACGGCAACCAGCGCCAGAACCAGCGTGACACCGATCAGAACGGCTGGATCACTCGGGTTGACCCCAAAGATGACCGATTCCAGCAGGCGGGTCGCAAAATACGCCAGCGTCAGACCGATGACCACTCCGAGGGCAATCAATTTGATCCCTTGACCCAACACCAGGTGGAAGACATCGGCTGGTTTGGCTCCCAGCGCCATCCGGATTCCAAACTCCTGAAAGCGCTGCACCACCGAAATTGAAAGCACCCCGTAAATCCCAATCGAACTCAGCAGCAGGGCCACCGCCGCAAAGGCACCGAGCACCCAGGTTGAAAGGCGCTGATTGATCAATGACTTGGCGACAACTGAATCCATGGTTCTGATTTTGTAGATTGGCAACTGTGGATCAACCCTGTGAATGGCGCTTTTGATGGCTTCGATTTGTGACAGTGGGTCACTGGCGGTTCGAACCATAAAATTCGCTCGACCCACCGGGACCTGGGCCACGGGCATATAATATTGGCCGCGTTCGATGTCATTGAGGCTGCGGTTTTTGATCTGCCCGACCACACCCACGATTTCCCGCCAGATGGGATTGTCATCGTTTTCCTGGCGATGGAAACGTTTCCCGATTGGGTTTTCGTTTGGCCAGTACCGGCGCGCCAGGACTTCATCAATTACCACAACCAGCTTTGAATCTGCCCTGTCTTGTTCGGTAAATCCCCGGCCTTGTTTGATGGGAATGCCCATCGTTTGAAAATAATTGGGCGTGACCGAGAAATATTCGCCGGTTGGACCGGCGTCACCTGGGTCAACCTGATAATTTTCAATCGTGATGGTATTGGTTGACGACGATCCGCTGAGCGGCATGTCGGTCACCACGTCCACGTTTTGAATTCCGGGAAGCTGCCGAATGGCGTGAGTTGAGTTTTGGAAAAAGGCCGCCTTTTTGGCTTTGGAGTCATACAGCTTATCCGGCAACGACACCTCCAGGGTCAACAAATTGCCGGTTTGAAATCCCGGATTCACCGACAGCAAATGATACAAACTGACCAGCAGCAGCCCGGACCCAGCCATCAATGTCACCGCCAGGGCAATCTGAGTGACAGCCAGGCCATTGCGGAACACATTCCACACCCGATCATGGGTGATGGTTCGTCCCTGTGAGCGGAGGTATTCGGTGAGAGGTTTAGATCCCGCCCGAATGGCCGGGGCAATGCCGCACAAACAGCCAGTGAGAATCGTGATGCTGATTCCAAAGAAAGCCACCACCCAGTTGAATGAAATGTCGTGGATACGTGGCACATTGGGTAAATCCGCCGATTGAATGGTTTCCGTCAAAACCCAGGCGAACCCCAATCCCGCCAATCCGCTGATGATCGAAAGCATCAACGCCTCGGTCAGCAACTGCTGAATAATCCGCCATTTACCGGCACCAAGCGCCATCCGGACGGCAATTTCCGACTGCCGCTGGCCGATTTTCACCAAAATCAAATTGGCAATGTTGGCACAGGCAATCAAGAGCACCAGTCCGACAGCCGAAAATAAAATGGTCAGCAAAGGGCGGACCTCGCTGGTGATTTCTTCCTGGATTTGGCGAACTTTGATTTCAAGCCCGGTTTCGGTGCCGTGGGTCCAATCGAGCCGCTGATGAATACCGCGAATGAGCCCATCCACTTCCGCATGAGCCTGAGCCAGCGTCACTCCGGGTTTGAGCCGGGCATACATGTCCAGGTATTCGCTTCCACGATTGGTATCACCTAATCGCTCGGGCAGGAGTTGAAATGGCACCCACATTTCGGCGGTTTCTTCATTTCCATAATACCGTCCCCAGCTAAATCCCGGCGGCATGACACCAACCACGGTGTAGGGCTGGGCGTTGCAGTTGATTGTTTTTCCAAGCAGTGTCGGATCACCTGCAAACTGCCGTTTCCAGAAAGAATGGCTCAGAATAACCACCAGCGGGGCGCCAGCCTGTTCTTCTTCCGGCACAA
This portion of the Acidobacteriota bacterium genome encodes:
- a CDS encoding N(G),N(G)-dimethylarginine dimethylaminohydrolase, whose translation is MFSKAIVRKPGTTFAQGITSSTAGTPDLEMALTQHQRYREALHACGLSLTVLEADDQFPDSTFVEDTAILTPYFAVISRPGASRRQGEVQAMAEVLADHIHTLYAITAPGSVDGGDICQVGHHFFIGISERTNETGAKQLAEFLRLAGYSSSTIDIRTIPGLLHLKTGLSYLEHQTVLATRAMLSCHQFAGFQVICVPEDEEYAANCVYVNGRVLIPSGYPKVAAQLTEAGYQIVPLDMSEFQKMDGGLSCLSLRF
- a CDS encoding NADP-dependent malic enzyme — protein: MNRRQAALDYHSEGRKGKIEVVPTKPCLTQRDLSLAYTPGVAEPCLEIARDPDTAYSYTAKGNLVAVITNGTAVLGLGNIGPLAGKPVMEGKAVLFKRFADIDVFDLELAADDPEDIIRTVKILEPTFGGINLEDIKAPECFYIEKRLREELQIPVFHDDQHGTAIISAAALINALELVGKNIQDIKMVFSGAGAAAMGCARLYIRLGVNPNHILMCDSHGVIYKGREQGMNEHKLEFAVETGARTLSDAMRDADVFIGLSVKGMVTGDMLKLMGPKPIIFAMANPDPEIGYDEAKEARPDCIMCTGRSDYPNQVNNVLGFPFIFRGALDVRARCMNEEMMLGAVNALAALAKEDVPDSVAKAYGLSHLSFGPEYIIPKPFDYRVLIWACSAVAEAAMKSGVARISIDLDEYREQLISRLGKSHEVMRMMIAKARRDPKRIVFPESSHERILRAAQALVDDRIAKPILIGKESRIRPLAEKFHLDLKGIEFVDPEAFPKFEAYTDELFRLRQRKGLNRQETSEWLKHPNVFGPMMVRMGDADALLSGVTQNYPETVRPALQIIQTAPGVSRVMGMYMLIIKNRVYFFADTTVNIEPNAEDLAHIAMLAAEGVRRFGIEPRIAMLSFSNFGSTQHPFVTRVQQATELVKQKYPDLQIEGEMMADTALTPEILEDYPFSNLKSPANVLIFPDLQSANIAYKLIYRLGRAEAIGPLLMGFSKPVHVLQRGAEVKDIVNVAAIAVVDAQEVTSFFEG
- a CDS encoding ABC transporter permease, which codes for MRTIVQDVKYSFRLLIKKPAFSILIILTLALGIGANTALFSVLYGIVFKPLAVNEPARVVTIYQYYHRMHMRGANSPPNFVDIRNQCQSFDSVAGTVPWNANLVGDGEPSRVFGLQVSSNFFQTIGAQPVLGRAFVPEEEQAGAPLVVILSHSFWKRQFAGDPTLLGKTINCNAQPYTVVGVMPPGFSWGRYYGNEETAEMWVPFQLLPERLGDTNRGSEYLDMYARLKPGVTLAQAHAEVDGLIRGIHQRLDWTHGTETGLEIKVRQIQEEITSEVRPLLTILFSAVGLVLLIACANIANLILVKIGQRQSEIAVRMALGAGKWRIIQQLLTEALMLSIISGLAGLGFAWVLTETIQSADLPNVPRIHDISFNWVVAFFGISITILTGCLCGIAPAIRAGSKPLTEYLRSQGRTITHDRVWNVFRNGLAVTQIALAVTLMAGSGLLLVSLYHLLSVNPGFQTGNLLTLEVSLPDKLYDSKAKKAAFFQNSTHAIRQLPGIQNVDVVTDMPLSGSSSTNTITIENYQVDPGDAGPTGEYFSVTPNYFQTMGIPIKQGRGFTEQDRADSKLVVVIDEVLARRYWPNENPIGKRFHRQENDDNPIWREIVGVVGQIKNRSLNDIERGQYYMPVAQVPVGRANFMVRTASDPLSQIEAIKSAIHRVDPQLPIYKIRTMDSVVAKSLINQRLSTWVLGAFAAVALLLSSIGIYGVLSISVVQRFQEFGIRMALGAKPADVFHLVLGQGIKLIALGVVIGLTLAYFATRLLESVIFGVNPSDPAVLIGVTLVLALVAVMACVVPSLRALRINPIEALREG
- a CDS encoding zinc-dependent alcohol dehydrogenase family protein, whose amino-acid sequence is MKTKAAVLYEMGRSQPFAQSLPMVIDELTLAGPESGEVLIEIVGAGLCHSDLSVVDGSRPRIIPMVMGHEASGIVREVGPEVTEFAPGDHVVFSFVPICGHCLYCASGRGALCEFGARANVAGTLLSGGCRFTDSESRRCYHHLGVSAFSQFTVAAQESLVKIDPSVSLEMAALFGCAVMTGVGAVVNTARVEAGTSAAVFGLGGVGLSVVMGLRAVGAYPIIAVDRVDDKLTLARDLGATHTVNAGQDDPVAAIKDITHGGVTCAFESVGAESVLIQAYQATGRGGTTITIGLPHPNKMFSIPAVSLTLEERTVKGSYMGSSVPRRDIPRFINMYQAGILPVDKLHTHTLKLDEINLGFDRLAQAQAVRQIVTFSE
- a CDS encoding ABC transporter ATP-binding protein; its protein translation is MKETIIVDHLWKKFRRFSKFRPRTLKDMLIQGFRELKPTETFWALRDVSFSVGPGEMVGIIGKNGAGKSTLLRLVGGVGLPNEGKITVEKPVRGLLELGAGFSPDLNGRENAYVAGVIDGLTRRQVSERMDSIIDFAELGAYIDQPLRTYSTGMRLRLAFAVAVHTEPRVLLIDEVLAVGDAAFRTKCIDRISRFRDDGCTILFVSHDEEQVRQFCDRLLWLHHGEVITYGPTQEVLNTYLTQMNQNDAL
- a CDS encoding ABC transporter permease encodes the protein MFLPSFESKIFVAHLDLHRLEYLFDLIRELVSREIKIQYKRSYLGVAWTIALPLTQLIVFSFVFKGVLKLDIPNYGAFVFCGLLVWNWFQLSTVQGAVAIIQKPELISRPGFPTWVLPIVFVTINLIHFLVSLPFLVMLLLFKGGVLTWWLLLLPVVIAIQFVFLLGLSLIVATTNVVMRDTQHLLSVILPLLFYMTPVCYDLKLVPASLKWVYQFNPLTHLLEAYRNILIFGKPPELTGLLLLWLLSMIVVWYGNRIFHQKSHTFIEEL
- a CDS encoding acyl-CoA thioesterase; this translates as MQSKPEITREEFRHFLSIQTRWMDNDIYGHVNNALYYAFFDTAINQYLIAEGGLDIESGSVIGLAAESHCRFMQSLAFPEIIEVGLRVGKLGNSSVRYELSIFKHNEPTAAATGYFVHVFVDRETRKSVPITGTLRTALERLLVSSQ